A window of Ruminococcus champanellensis 18P13 = JCM 17042 contains these coding sequences:
- a CDS encoding sugar transferase, which translates to MMLLKKWEQLPPEMQTDEVRKYYDILKKKQVSLFFKRMFDIVVSSLLLIILSPVFLVLAIAIKIDSKGPVFYRQERVTQYGKHFRIHKFRTMVQNADKGSQVTVSNDPRITRVGKVIRNCRLDEIAQLIDVMQGTVTLVGVRPESTKYVAEYTPEMMATLLLPAGVTSLASILYKDEAKLLDAAEDTDKVYIERILPAKMYYNLKSIEHFSFWGDVRIMFMTLFAVCGKDYKGDYIEMQKEYETMER; encoded by the coding sequence ATGATGCTTTTGAAAAAATGGGAACAACTGCCGCCGGAAATGCAGACCGATGAGGTGCGGAAATATTACGACATTCTGAAAAAGAAGCAGGTCAGTTTGTTTTTCAAGAGAATGTTTGATATTGTGGTTTCCTCTCTTTTGTTAATTATCCTTTCACCCGTTTTTTTAGTTTTGGCGATTGCGATTAAGATTGACAGCAAAGGCCCGGTGTTTTATCGGCAGGAACGGGTTACACAATACGGAAAGCATTTCCGTATACACAAATTTCGCACAATGGTACAAAACGCCGATAAGGGTTCACAGGTTACTGTTAGCAACGATCCTCGTATTACCCGTGTGGGCAAAGTAATCAGAAACTGTCGATTGGACGAAATTGCGCAGCTTATCGATGTGATGCAAGGAACTGTCACACTTGTTGGCGTCCGTCCCGAAAGTACAAAATATGTTGCCGAGTACACCCCCGAAATGATGGCAACACTACTGCTCCCCGCAGGTGTAACGAGTCTTGCGAGTATTCTCTATAAGGATGAGGCGAAACTGCTTGATGCTGCTGAGGATACGGATAAGGTGTATATAGAGAGGATTTTACCTGCAAAAATGTATTATAACCTTAAAAGCATTGAACATTTCAGTTTTTGGGGAGATGTGCGGATTATGTTTATGACTTTGTTTGCGGTGTGCGGTAAGGACTATAAAGGGGATTATATCGAAATGCAAAAAGAATATGAAACGATGGAAAGATGA
- a CDS encoding ATP-binding cassette domain-containing protein codes for MTITVKNVVKKIRGNLVADQVNLTLHSGTVYGLCGYNGCGKTMLMRLIAGLIVPTEGEIQFDGKVLGKDISFPPSMGILIESPAFLGGMSGFENLKLLASIQGKITDETVRKAIARVGLDPKDKKKYRKYSLGMKQRLGIAAAIMESPELVILDEPTNALDSDGVALTKKLIAEERERGALVIMTCHDHVTLEGVCDTIYTIEHGRITDEKHMDAEGTAE; via the coding sequence ATGACAATCACAGTAAAAAATGTTGTGAAGAAAATCAGGGGGAATCTCGTTGCAGACCAGGTGAATCTGACCTTGCACAGCGGTACTGTGTATGGACTCTGCGGATATAATGGCTGCGGAAAAACCATGCTCATGCGGCTTATAGCGGGTTTGATCGTTCCCACCGAAGGAGAGATTCAATTTGACGGAAAGGTGCTTGGAAAGGACATCAGCTTCCCCCCGAGCATGGGAATTTTGATCGAAAGCCCTGCCTTTTTGGGCGGAATGAGCGGGTTTGAGAATCTGAAGCTGCTGGCGTCCATACAGGGAAAGATTACGGACGAAACGGTCAGAAAGGCGATTGCCCGGGTGGGCCTTGATCCGAAGGACAAAAAGAAGTACCGCAAGTATTCTCTGGGTATGAAGCAGCGCCTTGGGATTGCGGCGGCTATCATGGAATCGCCGGAGCTTGTGATTCTGGATGAGCCTACAAACGCCCTGGATTCAGACGGTGTTGCGCTGACAAAAAAACTGATTGCCGAAGAACGGGAGCGAGGTGCGCTGGTGATCATGACCTGTCACGACCACGTCACCCTGGAGGGTGTCTGCGACACGATCTACACCATTGAGCACGGCAGAATCACGGATGAAAAGCACATGGATGCGGAGGGAACTGCCGAATGA
- a CDS encoding DegT/DnrJ/EryC1/StrS family aminotransferase, with protein sequence MEKRTISFSPPDISEAEINEVAEALRSGWITTGPRTKKLEKEIAGWIGTDKCVCLNSQTACAEMALHILGIGKDDEVIVPAYTYTASASVIDHVGAKIVMIDSQKNSLEMDYDAVEAAITERTKVIIPVDLGGVPCDYDRIFEIVERKKSLFKPSNEIQKAIGRIAICADTAHAFGTKWHGKMAGSIADFSSFSFHAVKNLTTAEGGALTWRTINGIRNEDIYHQLQLLSLHGQSKDALAKTKLGAWEYDIVGTWYKCNMTDVVAAIGLAQFERYPGMLARRKQIIGRYNAAFKPFGIETLDHYNAEHESSGHLYITRVPGITPEQRNEIIIKMAEQGVTCNVHYKPLPMHTAYKKLGFDIANYPNAYAFFSNEITLPLHTCLSDEDIEYVMEKYIGILKEYV encoded by the coding sequence ATGGAAAAACGCACGATCAGTTTCAGCCCACCGGATATTTCGGAGGCCGAAATAAACGAAGTTGCGGAAGCACTCCGCTCTGGTTGGATTACCACAGGCCCCAGAACAAAAAAACTTGAAAAAGAGATTGCCGGATGGATAGGAACGGATAAATGCGTTTGCCTCAATTCACAAACTGCCTGTGCGGAGATGGCACTACATATACTTGGCATCGGCAAAGATGATGAAGTTATCGTACCGGCTTATACATATACGGCATCTGCCTCTGTCATCGACCACGTTGGTGCGAAAATCGTCATGATCGATTCACAGAAAAACAGCCTTGAAATGGATTACGATGCTGTGGAAGCTGCCATTACCGAAAGAACCAAGGTCATAATTCCGGTAGATCTTGGCGGTGTACCTTGCGATTATGACCGTATTTTTGAGATTGTTGAGCGCAAGAAAAGTTTGTTTAAGCCGTCAAACGAGATACAGAAAGCAATCGGCAGAATTGCCATATGCGCTGATACAGCCCATGCTTTCGGAACAAAGTGGCACGGAAAGATGGCTGGCAGTATTGCTGATTTTTCGAGCTTTAGTTTTCATGCTGTTAAAAATTTAACAACCGCTGAGGGCGGTGCGTTGACGTGGCGCACGATTAACGGCATTCGTAACGAAGATATTTATCATCAGCTTCAACTGCTCAGTCTGCACGGTCAGTCAAAGGACGCACTTGCCAAAACAAAGCTTGGCGCATGGGAATACGATATTGTCGGCACCTGGTATAAGTGCAATATGACCGATGTGGTTGCGGCAATCGGACTTGCGCAGTTTGAACGTTACCCCGGAATGTTGGCAAGAAGAAAACAGATTATTGGCAGATACAATGCCGCATTCAAGCCGTTCGGTATTGAAACACTTGACCACTACAATGCCGAACATGAATCATCTGGACATCTTTACATTACGCGTGTTCCCGGAATCACACCGGAACAGCGAAACGAGATCATCATCAAAATGGCGGAGCAAGGCGTTACTTGTAATGTGCATTACAAGCCGCTTCCTATGCACACAGCATATAAGAAGCTTGGATTTGATATTGCAAATTACCCAAATGCATATGCGTTTTTTTCCAACGAGATTACGTTGCCGCTCCACACTTGCTTGTCAGACGAGGATATAGAGTATGTAATGGAAAAGTATATCGGGATATTGAAAGAGTATGTGTAA